One Cryptosporangium aurantiacum DNA window includes the following coding sequences:
- the chvE gene encoding multiple monosaccharide ABC transporter substrate-binding protein — MRAKKVLGGLVALGLAMSLTACSGGRGSDSSDSGDNDGALIGVAMPTKVSERWIADGDAVKADLEKAGYEVDLEYANNDIPTQVKQISNMITRGAKVLIIASIDGGSLSDQLDAAAKAGIKVISYDRLLTGSKNVDYYVSFDNFKVGVQQGTSLLQGLGVVDASGKPTGKKGPFNVELFAGSSDDNNAHLFYDGAMSVLKPYIDDKTLVVRSGQTAFNQIAILRWDPATAKARMQNLIAKSYSGGAVVDGVLSPYDGLSLGILSAVTGAGYGTGGKKLPVVTGQDAEVPSLKSILAGQQYSTIFKDTRKLGHQAATMTDDLLNGKEPEVNDTKTYDNKVKVVPSYLFPPVVITKENVQSEVIASGYHTQAELDK; from the coding sequence ATGCGAGCGAAGAAAGTCCTCGGCGGCCTCGTCGCCCTAGGCCTTGCGATGTCCCTCACCGCCTGTAGCGGCGGCCGCGGTTCGGACTCGTCCGACTCCGGCGACAACGACGGCGCGCTGATCGGCGTCGCGATGCCGACGAAGGTGTCCGAGCGATGGATCGCCGACGGCGACGCGGTCAAGGCCGACCTGGAGAAGGCCGGCTACGAGGTCGACCTGGAGTACGCCAACAACGACATCCCGACCCAGGTCAAGCAGATCAGCAACATGATCACCCGCGGCGCGAAGGTGCTGATCATCGCGTCGATCGACGGTGGTTCGCTGAGCGACCAGCTGGACGCCGCCGCCAAGGCCGGCATCAAGGTGATCTCCTACGACCGGCTGCTCACCGGCAGCAAGAACGTCGACTACTACGTCTCGTTCGACAACTTCAAGGTCGGCGTCCAGCAGGGCACCAGCCTGCTGCAGGGCCTCGGCGTCGTCGACGCGAGCGGCAAGCCGACCGGCAAGAAGGGCCCGTTCAACGTCGAGCTGTTCGCAGGCAGCAGCGACGACAACAACGCGCACCTCTTCTACGACGGCGCGATGTCCGTGCTCAAGCCGTACATCGACGACAAGACGCTCGTCGTGCGCAGCGGCCAGACCGCGTTCAACCAGATCGCGATCCTGCGCTGGGACCCGGCGACCGCCAAGGCCCGCATGCAGAACCTGATCGCGAAGTCGTACTCCGGTGGCGCGGTCGTCGACGGCGTCCTCTCGCCGTACGACGGGCTCTCGCTCGGCATCCTCTCCGCGGTGACCGGCGCCGGTTACGGCACCGGCGGCAAGAAGCTCCCGGTCGTCACCGGCCAGGACGCCGAGGTGCCCAGCCTGAAGTCGATTCTCGCCGGTCAGCAGTACTCGACGATCTTCAAGGACACCCGGAAGCTCGGTCACCAGGCCGCGACGATGACCGACGACCTGCTGAACGGCAAGGAGCCCGAGGTCAACGACACGAAGACCTACGACAACAAGGTCAAGGTCGTCCCGAGCTACCTCTTCCCGCCGGTCGTCATCACCAAGGAGAACGTGCAGTCCGAGGTGATCGCGTCCGGCTACCACACCCAGGCAGAACTGGACAAGTAG
- a CDS encoding excalibur calcium-binding domain-containing protein, with translation MSYPQQGQNKRSGLQPLHWALIGVGGVIVLLCGLCGIVGVFSSPDESSPSPTTVAATESSAVPAASPSTSSAEPSPTDLATTGAPVVGDGVIGSQPSADADVDVDQQTVPDVVPTTRAAAPRPTTQAPAPAPAKTTAGSSVYYKNCDAVRAAGADPIRAGDPGYAKHLDRDGDGVGCE, from the coding sequence GTGTCTTATCCACAGCAAGGTCAAAACAAGCGCTCAGGTTTACAGCCGCTGCACTGGGCGCTGATCGGCGTCGGAGGCGTGATCGTCCTCCTGTGCGGGCTCTGCGGCATCGTCGGAGTCTTCTCGTCCCCCGACGAGTCGTCGCCGAGCCCGACGACCGTCGCGGCCACCGAATCGTCGGCGGTCCCGGCGGCATCGCCGTCGACGTCCTCGGCCGAGCCGTCGCCGACCGACCTCGCTACGACCGGCGCGCCGGTGGTCGGCGACGGTGTGATCGGGTCCCAGCCGAGTGCGGATGCCGACGTCGACGTCGATCAGCAGACCGTGCCGGACGTCGTTCCGACCACGCGTGCCGCGGCGCCGCGCCCGACCACCCAGGCTCCGGCGCCGGCGCCAGCGAAGACCACCGCCGGTAGCTCGGTGTACTACAAGAACTGTGACGCTGTGCGTGCGGCCGGTGCGGATCCGATCCGCGCCGGCGACCCCGGTTACGCGAAGCACCTCGACCGGGACGGGGACGGCGTCGGCTGCGAGTGA
- the mmsA gene encoding multiple monosaccharide ABC transporter ATP-binding protein — translation MQDAILVMRDITKTFPGVNALQDVSIEVERGTVHAICGENGAGKSTLMKVLSGVYPHGTFDGEIEFDGEPVEFKSINDSEAAGIVIIHQELALSPYLSIAENIYLGNEQARRGWIDWNKTNLEAAKLLRRVGLRDNPITKIVDLGVGKQQLVEIAKALSKRVRLLILDEPTAALNDDDSAHLLELITQLREQGITSILISHKLNEIEAIADRVTILRDGKLIETLEMHSGSVTEERIIRGMVGRDLESRFPDHEPNVGEELLRIEDWTVHHPIDRTRKVVDGANLSVRAGEIVGIAGLMGAGRTELAMSVFGHSYGTGISGRVYKRGVEVRTNTVPRAIKAGIAYVTEDRKRYGLNLIDDIKRNISGSALGKLAHFGFVSDPEETTVANRFLKSMNIKAPAVTVNTGKLSGGNQQKVVLSKWMFADPDVLILDEPTRGVDVGAKYEIYTVINRLADEGKGIVVISSELPELLGICDRIYTLSEGRITADVPRSEATAEHLMQYMTQYREVDA, via the coding sequence ATGCAGGACGCGATTCTCGTGATGCGCGACATCACGAAGACGTTCCCGGGTGTCAACGCACTGCAGGACGTCTCGATCGAGGTGGAACGCGGCACGGTCCACGCGATCTGCGGCGAGAACGGTGCCGGGAAATCCACGCTGATGAAGGTGCTCTCCGGCGTCTACCCGCACGGCACGTTCGACGGTGAGATCGAGTTCGACGGTGAACCGGTGGAGTTCAAGTCGATCAACGACTCCGAGGCCGCCGGGATCGTGATCATCCACCAGGAGTTGGCGCTCAGCCCGTACCTGTCGATCGCCGAGAACATCTACCTCGGCAACGAGCAGGCCCGGCGGGGATGGATCGACTGGAACAAGACGAACCTGGAGGCCGCGAAGCTGCTGCGGCGGGTCGGGCTGCGCGACAACCCGATCACGAAGATCGTCGACCTCGGCGTCGGCAAGCAGCAGCTCGTCGAGATCGCGAAGGCGCTCTCGAAGCGGGTCCGGCTGTTGATCCTCGACGAGCCCACCGCGGCGTTGAACGACGACGACTCCGCGCACCTGCTCGAGCTGATCACCCAGCTGCGCGAGCAGGGCATCACGTCGATCCTGATCAGCCACAAGCTCAACGAGATCGAGGCGATCGCCGACCGGGTGACGATCCTCCGCGACGGCAAGCTGATCGAGACGTTGGAAATGCACTCCGGAAGCGTGACCGAGGAGCGCATCATCCGCGGCATGGTCGGCCGGGACCTGGAGAGCCGGTTTCCCGACCACGAGCCGAACGTCGGCGAGGAGCTGCTGCGGATCGAGGACTGGACCGTCCACCACCCGATCGACCGCACGCGCAAGGTCGTCGACGGGGCGAACCTGTCGGTGCGCGCCGGTGAGATCGTCGGCATCGCGGGGCTGATGGGCGCCGGGCGGACCGAGCTCGCGATGAGCGTGTTCGGGCACAGCTACGGCACCGGGATCAGCGGTCGCGTCTACAAGCGCGGCGTCGAGGTGCGGACGAACACCGTGCCGCGCGCGATCAAGGCGGGCATCGCGTACGTGACCGAGGACCGGAAACGGTACGGCCTCAACCTGATCGACGACATCAAGCGGAACATCTCCGGCTCGGCGCTGGGGAAGCTGGCGCACTTCGGGTTCGTGAGCGATCCGGAGGAGACCACGGTCGCGAACCGGTTCCTCAAGAGCATGAACATCAAGGCGCCCGCGGTCACCGTCAACACCGGCAAGCTCTCCGGCGGCAACCAGCAGAAGGTCGTGCTGTCGAAGTGGATGTTCGCCGACCCCGACGTCCTGATCCTGGACGAACCCACGCGGGGCGTCGACGTCGGTGCGAAGTACGAGATCTACACGGTCATCAACCGGCTGGCCGACGAGGGCAAGGGCATCGTCGTCATCTCGTCCGAGCTGCCGGAACTCCTCGGCATCTGTGACCGCATCTACACGCTCTCCGAGGGGCGCATCACCGCCGACGTGCCGCGGAGCGAAGCCACCGCCGAGCACCTCATGCAGTACATGACTCAGTATCGGGAGGTGGACGCGTGA
- a CDS encoding TetR/AcrR family transcriptional regulator, translating to MTADDWATEALIVLGERGLAGIAVEPIAARLGTTKGSFYWHFANRDALVEAALARWEQVTEDIITTMDAEPDPRLRLRRLFHHVVTGATRYGVEVTLLGNSDDPRVAPVLRRVTARRLEYVTDVFAAIGFDDRAARQHAVLAYTAYLGHVQLAHTAPDELAGPTADQEYFDLVVDALLR from the coding sequence TTGACCGCGGACGATTGGGCCACCGAGGCGCTCATCGTCCTGGGCGAGCGCGGGCTGGCCGGTATAGCGGTCGAACCGATCGCGGCTCGCCTGGGCACGACGAAGGGCAGCTTCTACTGGCACTTCGCCAACCGGGACGCGCTGGTGGAGGCCGCGCTCGCCCGGTGGGAGCAGGTCACCGAGGACATCATCACCACGATGGACGCCGAGCCCGACCCACGGCTGCGGCTCCGGCGGCTCTTCCACCACGTGGTCACCGGCGCGACCCGGTACGGCGTAGAGGTCACGCTGCTCGGCAACTCCGACGACCCCCGGGTCGCGCCGGTGCTCCGCCGCGTGACCGCCCGCCGGCTGGAGTACGTGACCGACGTGTTCGCCGCGATCGGGTTCGATGACCGCGCGGCCAGGCAGCATGCGGTGCTGGCCTACACCGCCTACCTCGGGCACGTGCAGCTCGCCCACACGGCGCCGGATGAACTCGCCGGGCCCACCGCCGATCAGGAGTACTTCGACCTGGTGGTCGACGCGCTGCTGCGCTGA
- the mmsB gene encoding multiple monosaccharide ABC transporter permease: MSAPTGLDKPPAGAPDAPPAKRPLAGALSYLTGQLSQVGLFIALIVIVVFFQITTDGITLKPINISNLIIQNSYILILAVGMVMVIIAGHIDLSVGSVVAFIGAMAGVMITQWDLPWPLAVFLCLVLGALVGAWQGYWIAYFGIPAFIVTLGGMLAFRGAAQIALQNEQIAPFPEGFRALGSGFLPTFGTTGYEPLTMILGSLAALALVVSAFRQRLERRKYDLEDEPLWWFVAKQAFAVALILLVTVQLASYDGTPIVLVILGVLVVGYTAVMSRSVFGRHIYAIGGNLAAAELSGVKAKRVTFWLFVNMGVISALAGLVFTAGLNLAGPSAGTNFELDAISAVFIGGAAVTGGIGTIPGAIIGGLIIGILNNGMSILGVGTEWQQLIKGLVLLAAVAFDFYNKRRRASPLG; encoded by the coding sequence GTGAGCGCCCCCACGGGACTCGACAAACCGCCGGCGGGGGCACCGGACGCCCCCCCGGCGAAGCGGCCGCTGGCCGGTGCCCTCAGCTATCTGACCGGGCAGCTCAGTCAGGTCGGGCTGTTCATCGCGCTGATCGTCATCGTGGTGTTCTTCCAGATCACGACCGACGGCATCACGCTCAAGCCGATCAACATCTCGAACCTGATCATCCAGAACAGCTACATCCTGATCCTCGCGGTCGGGATGGTGATGGTGATCATCGCCGGCCACATCGACCTGTCGGTCGGGTCAGTGGTCGCGTTCATCGGTGCGATGGCCGGCGTGATGATCACGCAGTGGGACCTGCCGTGGCCGCTCGCGGTGTTCCTCTGTCTCGTCCTCGGTGCGCTGGTCGGAGCCTGGCAGGGCTACTGGATCGCGTACTTCGGTATCCCCGCGTTCATCGTGACGCTCGGCGGCATGCTGGCGTTCCGCGGTGCGGCGCAGATCGCGCTGCAGAACGAGCAGATCGCGCCGTTCCCGGAGGGGTTCCGCGCGCTCGGGTCGGGCTTCCTGCCGACGTTCGGGACGACCGGGTACGAACCGCTGACGATGATCCTCGGCTCGCTCGCGGCGCTGGCCCTGGTGGTCTCGGCGTTCCGTCAGCGGCTCGAACGGCGTAAGTACGACCTGGAGGACGAACCGCTTTGGTGGTTCGTCGCGAAGCAGGCGTTCGCGGTCGCGCTGATCCTGCTCGTCACCGTGCAACTCGCCAGCTACGACGGCACGCCGATCGTGCTGGTGATCCTCGGGGTGCTGGTCGTGGGCTATACGGCGGTGATGAGCCGGTCGGTGTTCGGTCGGCACATCTACGCGATCGGCGGCAACCTCGCCGCGGCGGAGCTGTCCGGCGTCAAGGCCAAGCGGGTGACGTTCTGGCTGTTCGTCAACATGGGCGTGATCTCGGCGCTGGCCGGTCTCGTCTTCACGGCGGGTCTGAACCTGGCCGGTCCGAGTGCCGGTACGAACTTCGAGCTGGACGCGATCTCCGCGGTGTTCATCGGCGGTGCGGCGGTGACCGGCGGCATCGGGACGATTCCCGGAGCGATCATCGGCGGTCTGATCATCGGCATCCTGAACAACGGCATGTCGATCCTGGGCGTCGGCACCGAGTGGCAGCAGCTGATCAAGGGCCTGGTGCTGCTGGCCGCGGTGGCATTCGACTTCTACAACAAGCGTCGGCGGGCATCACCGCTGGGCTGA
- a CDS encoding DUF2867 domain-containing protein, which yields MRNVHARELPVPPSAVALLIDGLSGPDDQLWPAGWPPLRFDGPLGAGASGGHGPIRYSVTEYEPGRRVRCAFSPTLGVRGYHEFRADPVADDRVRLVHEIDATLGGRMRVLWPLAIRWLHDALIEDALDNAERVTTGAVVNPNRWSPWVRLLRRAGRGPRQLAGRGPRRLAGRGPGRLAGRGPGLLVGRGPGLLVGRGLELLAGGGAGRLAGGGPGSAVGRGPGPAAGGVGPRPVAVPERASTDFGHADLADAYAVPLTPGMPHDAAAWLGATFGNPPGWVRAALAIRQAAVPLLGIERAPRDTFRPSTLTERSATIDADAGHLVFRAELTVDEQNVTLATLARAHNRRGRVYLAVVERVHPLVVRSMLRRAAATAAHGRLSPT from the coding sequence GTGCGCAACGTCCACGCCCGCGAACTGCCCGTTCCACCCAGCGCTGTCGCCCTGCTGATCGACGGTCTGTCCGGCCCCGACGACCAGCTCTGGCCCGCGGGCTGGCCGCCGCTCCGCTTCGACGGTCCGCTCGGCGCCGGGGCATCCGGTGGGCACGGTCCGATTCGGTACTCGGTCACCGAGTACGAGCCCGGCCGCCGGGTTCGCTGCGCGTTCTCCCCGACGCTCGGAGTCCGGGGGTATCACGAGTTCCGCGCCGACCCGGTGGCCGACGACCGGGTCCGCCTCGTCCACGAGATCGACGCCACCCTCGGCGGCCGGATGCGGGTGCTGTGGCCGCTGGCCATCCGCTGGCTGCACGACGCGCTGATCGAGGACGCGCTCGACAACGCCGAGCGCGTGACGACCGGCGCGGTCGTCAACCCGAACCGCTGGTCGCCCTGGGTCCGCCTCCTCCGCCGCGCCGGCCGCGGCCCGCGACAGCTCGCCGGGCGCGGCCCGCGACGGCTCGCCGGCCGTGGCCCGGGACGGCTCGCCGGGCGCGGCCCGGGGCTGCTCGTCGGCCGTGGCCCGGGGCTGCTCGTCGGCCGTGGTCTGGAGCTGCTCGCCGGCGGCGGTGCGGGACGGCTCGCCGGCGGCGGCCCGGGGTCGGCTGTTGGTCGCGGCCCGGGGCCGGCCGCTGGTGGGGTTGGGCCGAGGCCAGTTGCGGTGCCGGAGCGGGCCTCGACCGACTTCGGGCACGCCGACCTCGCCGACGCCTACGCGGTGCCGTTGACGCCGGGCATGCCGCACGACGCGGCGGCGTGGCTCGGTGCGACGTTCGGCAACCCGCCCGGCTGGGTCCGGGCCGCGCTGGCGATCCGGCAGGCCGCGGTGCCGCTACTGGGCATCGAGCGGGCGCCCCGCGACACGTTCCGGCCGAGCACGCTCACCGAACGGTCCGCCACGATCGACGCGGACGCCGGCCACCTGGTGTTCCGGGCCGAGCTGACGGTCGACGAGCAGAACGTCACGCTGGCCACGCTGGCACGTGCCCACAACCGGCGCGGCCGGGTCTACCTCGCGGTGGTCGAGCGGGTGCATCCGCTGGTGGTTCGCTCGATGCTGCGCCGTGCGGCGGCCACCGCCGCGCACGGACGTCTCTCGCCCACCTGA
- a CDS encoding pyridoxamine 5'-phosphate oxidase family protein: protein MPLDPADLPPAALEFLTERHLATLTTLRTDGSPHVTPVGFTWDADAGLARVICSGPSRKAVNARETKRAAICQVDGGRWLTLEGTVEVVSDPARVLDAERRYAARYRPPRENPLRVVLEITVDRILGRI, encoded by the coding sequence GTGCCTCTCGACCCCGCTGACCTGCCCCCCGCCGCGCTCGAATTCCTCACCGAGCGGCACCTGGCCACGCTCACGACGCTGCGGACGGACGGTTCGCCGCACGTCACCCCGGTCGGGTTCACCTGGGACGCCGACGCCGGCCTGGCACGCGTGATCTGCTCCGGTCCGTCCCGCAAGGCCGTGAACGCCCGAGAGACCAAGCGGGCGGCGATCTGCCAGGTCGACGGCGGACGGTGGCTGACGCTGGAGGGGACGGTCGAGGTCGTCTCCGACCCCGCCCGTGTGCTGGACGCCGAGCGGCGCTACGCCGCTCGGTACCGCCCCCCGCGCGAGAACCCCCTCCGCGTCGTCCTCGAGATCACCGTCGACCGAATCCTCGGCCGGATCTGA
- a CDS encoding L-ribulose-5-phosphate 4-epimerase produces the protein MIQQLREQLVDLHHELIRWNLVVWTAGNVSARVPGEDLFVIKPSGVSYDALTPESMVVCDLDGRLVEGDLSPSSDTAAHAYVYKHRPDVGGVVHTHSPYATAWAARGEPIPCVLTAMADEFGGEIPVGPFAIIGDDSIGRGIVETLANHRSPAVLMRSHGPFTIGKDAKAAVKAAVMCEDVARTVHIAQQFGPVEPVDKAAVDRLYDRYQNVYGQP, from the coding sequence ATGATCCAGCAGCTCCGTGAACAGCTGGTGGACCTGCACCACGAGCTGATCCGCTGGAACCTCGTCGTCTGGACCGCGGGCAACGTCTCCGCCCGCGTCCCGGGTGAGGACCTGTTCGTCATCAAACCCAGCGGCGTCTCGTACGACGCGCTGACGCCGGAGTCGATGGTCGTCTGCGACCTCGACGGTCGCCTCGTCGAGGGGGATCTGTCCCCGTCGAGTGACACCGCCGCGCACGCCTACGTCTACAAGCATCGTCCGGACGTCGGGGGAGTGGTTCATACCCACTCGCCGTACGCCACCGCCTGGGCAGCACGAGGCGAACCCATCCCCTGCGTGTTGACCGCGATGGCCGACGAATTCGGCGGCGAGATCCCGGTCGGGCCGTTCGCGATCATCGGTGACGACTCGATCGGGCGGGGCATCGTCGAGACCCTCGCGAACCACCGCTCGCCGGCCGTTCTGATGCGCAGCCACGGCCCCTTCACGATCGGCAAGGACGCAAAAGCCGCGGTGAAAGCGGCGGTGATGTGCGAGGACGTCGCCCGCACCGTCCACATCGCCCAGCAGTTCGGGCCGGTGGAGCCGGTGGACAAGGCAGCCGTCGACCGGCTCTACGACCGCTACCAGAACGTGTACGGCCAGCCCTGA
- the meaB gene encoding methylmalonyl Co-A mutase-associated GTPase MeaB, with protein sequence MTRPAPEVEEYARGVLAGERAWIARAITLVESRRADHRVAAQELLTRLTAAVQAPVAGRGPLQPSVRRVGITGVPGVGKSTFIDALGVFLTGRGHRVAVLAVDPSSTRTGGSILGDKTRMARLSVDPHAFIRPSPSAGTLGGVAKATREAMVIVEAAGYDVVLVETVGVGQSETTVAEMVDSFLLLTLARTGDQLQGIKKGVLELADVITVNKADGPHVNDARRAARELAGALRLLHGDRGGWDVPVLTCSASEGTGLEEIWEQIVRHQDTRTASGALEARRREQQVRWVWTMVQDRLLASLRDHPRVAEIAPKVEQQVAEGTLTPALAADEILDAFRQS encoded by the coding sequence ATGACGCGGCCGGCGCCGGAGGTGGAGGAGTACGCGCGGGGAGTTCTCGCCGGGGAGCGCGCGTGGATCGCGCGGGCGATCACGCTGGTCGAGTCGCGGCGCGCCGACCACCGGGTCGCTGCCCAGGAGCTCCTGACCCGGCTGACCGCGGCCGTGCAGGCGCCGGTGGCCGGGCGGGGGCCGCTGCAACCGTCGGTTCGGCGAGTCGGGATCACCGGGGTGCCCGGCGTCGGCAAGTCGACGTTCATCGACGCGCTCGGGGTCTTCCTCACCGGCCGGGGTCACCGGGTGGCGGTCCTGGCCGTCGACCCGTCGTCGACCCGGACCGGCGGCAGCATCCTCGGCGACAAGACCAGGATGGCCCGGCTCTCGGTGGATCCGCACGCGTTCATCCGGCCGTCGCCGAGTGCCGGGACGCTCGGCGGCGTCGCGAAGGCCACCCGGGAGGCGATGGTCATCGTCGAGGCTGCCGGGTACGACGTCGTCCTGGTCGAGACCGTCGGCGTCGGGCAGTCCGAAACTACGGTCGCCGAGATGGTCGACTCGTTCCTGCTGCTCACGCTGGCCCGCACCGGCGACCAACTCCAGGGCATCAAGAAGGGCGTCCTGGAGCTCGCCGACGTCATCACGGTGAACAAGGCCGATGGGCCGCACGTGAACGACGCCCGCCGCGCGGCCCGGGAGCTCGCCGGTGCCCTGCGGCTGCTGCACGGGGATCGGGGCGGGTGGGACGTTCCGGTGCTGACGTGCAGCGCGTCCGAGGGCACCGGGCTGGAGGAGATCTGGGAGCAGATCGTCCGGCACCAGGACACCCGGACCGCGTCGGGCGCGCTGGAGGCCCGCCGTCGGGAACAGCAGGTCCGCTGGGTGTGGACGATGGTGCAGGACCGGCTGCTGGCGTCGTTGCGCGACCATCCGCGGGTCGCCGAGATCGCCCCGAAGGTGGAGCAGCAGGTCGCCGAGGGCACGCTGACCCCCGCGCTCGCCGCCGACGAGATCCTCGACGCCTTCCGCCAGTCCTGA